One window of Trifolium pratense cultivar HEN17-A07 linkage group LG5, ARS_RC_1.1, whole genome shotgun sequence genomic DNA carries:
- the LOC123884613 gene encoding serine/threonine-protein kinase AtPK2/AtPK19-like, with amino-acid sequence MASSNLTNLTIPSSSTSTSRSPNDPSPQIIYSRSHSFVGPSPRYPPPSDNNSLFFLDELASNSDEEEQEYQIEQQRKFGPSDFQILKVIGQGAFGKVFMVRRKGTNEEDSSDNDNGIFAMKVMRKDNIIKKNHVDYMKAERDILTKVLHPFIVPLRYSFQTKSKLYLILDFINGGHLFFQLCRQGIFSEDEARIYTAEIVSAVSHLHTKGIVHRDLKPENILMDSDGHVMLTDFGMSKEIDESERSNSLCGTTEYMAPEILLGKGHNKDADWWSVGVLLYEMITGKAPFTHTNRKKLQEKIIKEKIKLPPYLTGEAHSLLKGLLQKDPSTRLGSGPNGHEQIKNHKWFRTINWNKLEARELQPKFKPADVSGKDCTANFDRCWTTMPLEDSPASTPTGGDHFQGYTYVAPNPWLSSR; translated from the exons ATGGCTTCTTCCAATCTCACCAATCTCACAATTCCATCTTCTTCTACTTCTACTTCTCGTTCCCCCAACGATCCCAGCCCACAAATCATCTACAGTAGGTCACACTCCTTCGTCGGCCCTTCCCCTCGCTACCCTCCTCCCTCCGATAACAACTCTCTCTTCTTCCTCGACGAACTCGCCTCCAACAGCGacgaagaagaacaagaatacCAAATCGAACAACAACGCAAATTCGGACCCTCCGATTTCCAAATTCTCAAAGTTATAGGACAAGGTGCCTTTGGCAAAGTGTTCATGGTAAGAAGAAAAGGTACAAATGAAGAAGATTCTTCCGATAACGATAACGGAATATTCGCCATGAAAGTTATGAGAAAAGACAACATAATTAAGAAAAATCATGTTGATTATATGAAAGCTGAAAGAGATATTCTCACTAAAGTTCTTCATCCTTTCATTGTTCCTCTTCGCTACTCTTTCCAA ACTAAATctaaattatatttgattttggACTTTATAAATGGTGGCCATCTTTTCTTTCAATTATGTCGACAGGGAATTTTTAG TGAGGACGAGGCAAGGATTTACACTGCTGAGATTGTATCTGCTGTTTCACATCTTCACACCAAAGGCATCGTGCATCGAGATCTTAAACCTGAAAACATACTTATGGATTCTGATGGCCAt GTGATGTTAACGGATTTTGGAATGTCGAAAGAGATTGACGAATCTGAGAGATCTAATTCTTTGTGCGGGACTACAGAATATATGGCACCGGAAATTCTTCTAGGTAAAGGCCATAACAAGGACGCAGATTGGTGGAGTGTCGGTGTTCTCTTGTATGAAATGATTACAGGAAAG GCACCATTTACACATACTAACAGGAAGAAGCTACAGGAGAAAATTATCAAAGAGAAAATTAAACTTCCACCATATCTTACCGGTGAAGCTCATTCTTTGCTCAAAGGA TTGCTGCAAAAGGATCCGTCAACAAGGTTGGGCAGTGGGCCAAATGGACATGAACAGATAAAAAACCATAAATGGTTTAGGACAATCAATTGGAACAAATTGGAAGCAAGAGAATTGCAACCCAAGTTTAAACCAGCTGATGTGTCAGGAAAAGATTGCACAGCTAATTTTGATCGATGCTGGACAACGATGCCTCTTGAGGATTCACCAGCATCAACTCCTACAGGAGGTGACCATTTCCAGGGCTATACTTATGTGGCACCAAATCCTTGGCTTTCTTCTAGGTAA